A region from the Symphalangus syndactylus isolate Jambi chromosome 2, NHGRI_mSymSyn1-v2.1_pri, whole genome shotgun sequence genome encodes:
- the AS3MT gene encoding arsenite methyltransferase gives MAAPRDAEIQKDVQTYYGQVLKRSADLQTNACVTTARPVPKHIREALQNVHEEVALRYYGCGLVIPEHLENCWILDLGSGSGRDCYVLSQLVGEKGHVTGIDMTKGQVEVAEKYLDYHMEKYGFQASNVTFIHGYIEKLGEAGIKNESHDIVVSNCVINLVPDKQQVLQEAYRVLKHGGELYFSDVYTNLELPEEIRTHKVLWDECLGGALYWKELAVLAQKIGFCPPRLVTANLITIQNKELERVIGDCRFVSATFRLFKHSKTGPTKRCQVIYNGGITGHEKELMFDANFTFKEGEIVLVDEETAAILKNSRFAQNFLIRPIGEKLPTSGGCSALELKDIITDPFKVAEESDSMKSRCVPDAAGGCCGTKKSC, from the exons A TGGCTGCACCCCGCGACGCTGAGATACAGAAGGACGTGCAG ACCTACTACGGGCAGGTGCTGAAGAGATCGGCAGACCTCCAGACCAACGCCTGTGTCACCACAGCCAGGCCCGTCCCCAAGCACATCCGGGAAGCCTTGCAAAATGTACACGAAGAAGTAGCCCTAAG ATATTATGGCTGTGGTCTGGTGATCCCTGAGCATCTAGAAAACTGCTGGATTTTGGATCTGGGTAGTGGAAGTGGCAGAGATTGCTATGTACTTAGCCAGCTGGTTGGTGAAAAGGGACACGTGACTGGAATAGACATGACCAAAGGCCAG gTGGAAGTGGCTGAAAAGTATCTTGACTATCACATGGAAAAATATGGCTTCCAGGCATCTAATGTGACTTTTATTCATGGGTACATTGAGAAGTTGGGAGAGGCTGGAATCAAGAATGAGAGCCATGATATTGTTGT ATCAAATTGTGTTATTAACCTTGTGCCTGATAAACAACAAGTGCTTCAAGAGGCATATCGGGTGCTGAAG CATGGTGGGGAGTTATATTTCAGTGACGTCTATACGAACCTTGAACTGCCAGAAGAAATCAGGACACACAAAGTTTTATGGG atgagTGTCTGGGTGGTGCTTTATACTGGAAGGAACTTGCTGTCCTTGCTCAAAAAATTGGGTTCTGCCCTCCACGTTTGGTCACTGCCAATCTCATTACAATTCAAAACAAGGAACTGGAAAGAGTTATTG GTGACTGTCGTTTTGTTTCTGCAACATTTCGCCTCTTCAAACACTCTAAGACAGGACCAACCAAGAGATGCCAAGTTATTTACAATGGAGGAATTACAGGACATGAAAAAGAACTAATGTTTGATGCCaattttacatttaag GAAGGTGAAATTGTTTTAGTGGATGAAGAAACAGCAGCTATCTTGAAGAATTCAAGATTTGCTCAAAATTTTCTGATCAGACCAATTGGAGAGAAGTTGCCAACATCTGGAGGCTGTTCTGCTTTGGAGTTAAAG